Proteins encoded within one genomic window of Saccharopolyspora pogona:
- the gyrA gene encoding DNA gyrase subunit A produces MTEILPPEHGRIEPVDIQQEMQRSYIDYAMSVIVARALPDVRDGLKPVHRRVLYAMYDSGFRPDRGYVKCSRVVGDVMGNYHPHGDSAIYDALVRLAQPWSMRHPLIDGQGNFGSPGNDPAAAMRYTESRLAPLAMHMLADIEEDTVDFADNYDGRTQEPTVLPSRFPNLLVNGGGGIAVGMATNIPSHNLREVSDGVVWALENPEATDEELLDALMARIKGPDFPTHGLILGTNAIADAYRTGRGSIKMRAVVTIEEDTKGRTTLVVTELPYQVNPDNLIENIAAMHREGKLTGISDIADESNSRRGMRIVITLKRDAIPKVVLNNLYKHTQLQTTFGTNMLALVDGVPRTLRLDQIIRYYVKHQVEVIVRRTKYRLKKAEERAHILRGLVKALDMLDEVIALIRRSPTVDDARTGLIGLLDVDEIQANAILEMQLRRLAALERQKIIDQLAEIEREIEDLKDILAKPERQRQIIRDELMEIVDKYGEDRRTKIVPFEGEVSMEDLIADEDVVVTITRTGYAKRTRTDLYRAQKRGGKGVQGAQLKQDDIVSHFFVCSTHDWILFFTNKGRVYRAKAYELPEANRTARGQHVANLLAFQPDEQIAQVMQIKDYTAAPYLVLATRNGLVKKSRLTDFDSNRSGGLIGINLKDEDELVGAVLCSADDDLLLVSAEGQSIRFHATDDALRPMGRATSGVLGMRFNGGDELLAMGVVRADRYVLVATDGGYAKRTPIDDYPVQGRGGKGVLTLQYDNRRGRLVGALIVEIDDELYAITSTGGVIRTTAKEVRKAGRQTKGVRLMNLDEGSALVAIARNAEEAADPDAAGPEQQQ; encoded by the coding sequence ATGACGGAAATCCTGCCGCCGGAACACGGCCGGATCGAGCCGGTCGACATCCAGCAGGAGATGCAACGCTCATACATCGACTACGCGATGAGCGTGATCGTGGCCCGCGCGCTGCCAGACGTGCGCGACGGCCTCAAGCCGGTGCACCGGCGCGTGCTGTACGCGATGTACGACTCCGGCTTCCGCCCGGACCGCGGGTACGTGAAGTGCTCCCGCGTCGTCGGCGACGTGATGGGCAACTACCACCCGCACGGCGACTCGGCGATCTACGACGCCCTGGTCCGCCTGGCCCAGCCGTGGTCGATGCGCCACCCCCTGATCGACGGCCAGGGCAACTTCGGTTCGCCCGGCAACGACCCGGCCGCGGCGATGCGGTACACCGAGTCGCGGCTGGCCCCGTTGGCGATGCACATGCTCGCCGACATTGAAGAGGACACCGTCGACTTCGCCGACAACTACGACGGGCGCACCCAGGAACCCACGGTGCTGCCGTCGCGATTCCCGAACCTCCTCGTCAACGGCGGTGGCGGGATCGCGGTCGGAATGGCCACCAACATCCCGTCGCACAACCTGCGCGAGGTTTCCGACGGTGTCGTCTGGGCGTTGGAGAACCCGGAGGCCACCGACGAAGAGCTGCTCGACGCGCTCATGGCGCGGATCAAGGGTCCGGACTTCCCGACCCACGGCCTCATCCTCGGTACCAATGCGATCGCGGACGCCTACCGCACCGGCCGCGGCTCCATCAAGATGCGGGCCGTCGTCACGATCGAAGAGGACACCAAGGGCCGCACCACGCTGGTCGTCACCGAGCTGCCCTACCAGGTCAACCCGGACAACCTGATCGAGAACATCGCCGCGATGCACCGGGAGGGCAAACTCACCGGCATCTCCGACATCGCAGACGAGTCGAACAGCCGGCGCGGCATGCGGATCGTGATCACGCTCAAGCGCGACGCGATCCCGAAGGTGGTGCTGAACAACCTCTACAAGCACACCCAGCTGCAGACCACCTTCGGCACCAACATGCTGGCCCTGGTCGACGGGGTGCCGCGCACCCTGCGGCTGGACCAGATCATCCGGTACTACGTCAAGCACCAGGTCGAGGTCATCGTCCGGCGCACCAAGTACCGGTTGAAGAAGGCCGAGGAGCGCGCCCACATCCTGCGCGGTCTGGTCAAGGCGCTGGACATGCTCGACGAGGTGATCGCGTTGATCCGCCGGTCGCCCACGGTGGACGACGCGCGCACCGGGCTGATCGGGCTGCTCGACGTCGATGAGATCCAGGCCAACGCGATCCTGGAGATGCAGCTGCGCCGCCTGGCCGCCCTGGAGCGGCAGAAGATCATCGACCAGTTGGCCGAGATCGAGCGGGAGATCGAGGACCTCAAGGACATCCTCGCCAAGCCGGAGCGGCAGCGGCAGATCATCCGCGACGAGCTGATGGAGATCGTCGACAAGTACGGCGAGGACCGGCGCACGAAGATCGTTCCGTTCGAGGGCGAGGTCTCCATGGAGGACCTCATCGCGGACGAGGACGTGGTCGTCACGATCACCCGCACCGGCTACGCCAAGCGGACGCGCACCGACCTGTACCGGGCGCAGAAGCGCGGCGGCAAGGGCGTGCAGGGCGCGCAGCTGAAGCAGGACGACATCGTGTCGCACTTCTTCGTGTGCTCCACGCACGACTGGATCCTGTTCTTCACCAACAAGGGGCGCGTCTACCGGGCGAAGGCCTACGAGCTGCCGGAGGCCAACCGCACCGCTCGCGGCCAGCACGTGGCGAACCTGCTGGCGTTCCAGCCGGACGAGCAGATCGCCCAGGTCATGCAGATCAAGGACTACACCGCGGCGCCGTACCTGGTGCTGGCCACCCGCAACGGGTTGGTCAAGAAGTCCCGCCTGACCGACTTCGATTCCAACCGATCGGGTGGTCTCATCGGGATCAACCTGAAGGACGAGGACGAGCTGGTCGGCGCGGTGCTGTGCTCCGCCGATGACGACCTGCTGCTGGTGTCCGCGGAGGGCCAGTCGATCCGGTTCCACGCCACCGACGACGCGCTGCGGCCGATGGGCCGGGCCACCTCGGGCGTGCTGGGCATGCGGTTCAACGGCGGCGACGAGCTGCTGGCGATGGGCGTCGTCCGCGCCGACCGGTACGTGCTGGTGGCCACCGACGGCGGTTACGCGAAGCGCACCCCGATCGATGACTACCCGGTGCAGGGCCGCGGCGGCAAGGGCGTGCTGACTCTCCAGTACGACAACAGGCGTGGCAGGCTGGTGGGGGCACTCATCGTCGAGATCGACGACGAGCTCTACGCGATCACCTCGACCGGTGGGGTCATCCGGACCACCGCCAAGGAGGTGCGCAAGGCCGGCAGGCAGACGAAGGGGGTTCGTCTGATGAACCTGGACGAGGGGTCCGCGCTGGTGGCGATCGCGCGCAACGCCGAGGAAGCCGCCGACCCGGACGCTGCGGGGCCGGAACAGCAGCAGTAA
- a CDS encoding rhomboid family intramembrane serine protease, with protein sequence MTVPPGSQPGADGAPPQLPTCVRHPDRPTGLRCTRCERPACPECLRDAAVGQQCVDCIAQGQRGMRRPVTVAGARLAKKSILVPVLVAINVVVFALTAVQAGSIGGNYTAALFDDFALWPVVVAGGQWWRLISAGFLHIGLLHLAMNMIALWVIGRDLELLLGRLRFGAVYLLSLLGGSTAVFMFGEPMGMVAGASGAVYGLMGGIAIAALRLKISLRPVLVVIALNIAASVLIPGLSLLGHLGGLVIGVLATGALVYAPRERRTLVQVGALTALLVVVIAVLVTRDLQFGNVVCIGSGAETRCGLLRS encoded by the coding sequence GTGACTGTTCCGCCCGGATCCCAGCCCGGCGCGGACGGGGCTCCGCCGCAGCTGCCGACCTGCGTCCGGCACCCCGACCGTCCCACCGGGCTGCGCTGCACCCGGTGTGAGCGGCCGGCGTGTCCGGAGTGCCTGCGCGATGCCGCCGTCGGCCAGCAATGCGTCGACTGCATCGCGCAGGGACAACGCGGCATGCGGCGGCCGGTGACGGTAGCCGGCGCGCGGCTGGCCAAGAAATCCATCTTGGTCCCCGTGCTGGTCGCGATCAACGTGGTGGTCTTCGCGCTCACCGCAGTGCAGGCCGGCAGCATCGGCGGGAACTACACCGCCGCGCTGTTCGACGACTTCGCGCTGTGGCCGGTCGTGGTCGCGGGCGGGCAATGGTGGCGCCTGATCAGTGCCGGGTTCCTGCACATCGGCCTGCTGCACCTGGCGATGAACATGATCGCGCTGTGGGTGATCGGCCGGGACCTGGAGCTCCTGCTGGGGCGGCTGCGGTTCGGCGCGGTGTACCTGCTGTCGCTGCTCGGCGGCAGCACCGCGGTGTTCATGTTCGGCGAGCCGATGGGGATGGTGGCCGGCGCGTCCGGCGCGGTGTACGGCCTGATGGGGGGCATCGCGATCGCCGCGCTGCGGTTGAAGATCAGCCTGCGGCCGGTGCTGGTGGTGATCGCGCTGAACATCGCGGCCAGCGTGCTGATCCCGGGCCTCTCGCTGCTCGGGCACCTCGGCGGGCTCGTCATCGGTGTGCTCGCGACTGGTGCGCTCGTCTACGCGCCACGCGAACGGCGGACGCTGGTCCAGGTGGGTGCGCTGACCGCGCTGCTGGTGGTCGTGATCGCCGTGCTGGTGACCCGTGATCTGCAGTTCGGCAACGTGGTGTGCATCGGGTCCGGAGCGGAAACCCGCTGCGGCCTGTTGCGGTCCTGA
- a CDS encoding PH domain-containing protein encodes MDENGSRQWSTPIGLITCGWVLAAVAAAWWLLAESPVDRLFIGVLVLALAVASAHGSICRPRLRADLDGVTVRGLRGPRHWSWPAVSIRVRHDRRFGRTVQALELDADPELVVLTRLDLGADPQEVADELRALRR; translated from the coding sequence GTGGATGAGAACGGATCTCGGCAGTGGTCGACGCCCATCGGGCTGATCACCTGCGGATGGGTGCTCGCCGCTGTGGCCGCGGCGTGGTGGCTGCTCGCGGAGAGCCCAGTCGACCGGCTGTTCATCGGCGTGCTCGTGCTGGCGCTGGCCGTCGCCTCCGCACACGGCAGCATCTGCCGACCGCGGCTGCGCGCGGACCTCGACGGTGTCACGGTGCGCGGCTTGCGCGGCCCACGGCACTGGTCCTGGCCTGCGGTGTCGATCCGGGTCCGGCACGACCGCCGGTTCGGCCGCACCGTGCAAGCGCTCGAACTCGACGCCGACCCGGAGCTGGTCGTGCTGACCAGGCTCGACCTCGGCGCCGACCCGCAGGAAGTCGCGGACGAACTGCGCGCGCTGCGCCGCTGA
- a CDS encoding HTH domain-containing protein, with the protein MAEATELASAASSRDPRIGLRAVAALRKLLEQLESVQVRNARNRGWSWQEIAVELGVSRQAVHKKHGRS; encoded by the coding sequence ATGGCAGAAGCGACGGAACTCGCCTCAGCGGCGAGCAGCCGGGATCCGCGGATCGGCCTGCGAGCCGTGGCGGCGCTGCGGAAGCTGCTCGAACAACTGGAATCCGTCCAAGTCCGCAACGCCCGCAACCGGGGCTGGTCGTGGCAGGAGATCGCCGTAGAACTCGGCGTATCGCGGCAGGCCGTGCACAAGAAACACGGGAGGTCCTGA
- a CDS encoding aminodeoxychorismate/anthranilate synthase component II, with translation MRVLVVDNYDSFVYNLVQYLAQLGADCVVRRNDVVTDDDVAAADGVLLSPGPGTPDRAGRTMELIERCAAERRPVFGVCLGHQAVGAVWGGTVERAPELLHGKVSEIHHSGTGVFAGLPAPFIATRYHSLIVRADTIPDDFEITARTASGIVMGMRHRELPVESVQFHPESVLTEGGHRMLANWMASAGHPVDEHLVAELELGMRKVAAAAAQR, from the coding sequence GTGCGCGTACTCGTCGTCGACAACTACGACAGCTTCGTCTACAACCTCGTGCAGTACCTCGCTCAGCTGGGCGCGGACTGCGTCGTGCGCCGCAACGACGTCGTCACCGACGACGACGTTGCCGCCGCCGACGGTGTTCTGCTCAGCCCCGGTCCTGGTACGCCGGACCGCGCGGGCCGCACGATGGAGTTGATCGAGCGCTGCGCCGCGGAGCGCAGGCCGGTGTTCGGAGTGTGCCTCGGGCACCAGGCCGTCGGTGCGGTGTGGGGCGGGACCGTCGAGCGGGCGCCGGAGCTGCTGCACGGCAAGGTCAGCGAGATCCACCACTCCGGGACCGGGGTGTTCGCCGGACTGCCAGCGCCGTTCATCGCGACGCGCTACCACTCGCTGATCGTCCGCGCGGACACCATCCCGGACGACTTCGAGATCACTGCGCGGACCGCGTCCGGCATCGTGATGGGCATGCGGCACCGAGAGCTGCCGGTGGAGAGCGTCCAGTTCCACCCCGAGTCGGTGCTCACCGAGGGCGGCCACCGGATGCTGGCGAACTGGATGGCTTCGGCCGGTCACCCGGTGGACGAGCACCTGGTCGCCGAGCTCGAACTCGGCATGCGCAAGGTCGCCGCCGCCGCCGCCCAGCGCTGA
- a CDS encoding peptidylprolyl isomerase: MAEDNGSLVGITVTATLHTSQGDIRINLFPDKAPKTVANFVGLAEGTKEYTEPNAKGERSGPFYDGVIFHRVISGFMIQTGDPTGTGRGGPGYKFGDEFHPELQFTKPYLLAMANAGPNTNGSQFFVTVGATDWLNYKHSIFGEVADQKSRDVVDLIANTATGVGDRPVNDVIIEKVSIERG; encoded by the coding sequence GTGGCTGAAGACAACGGATCGCTCGTTGGGATTACGGTGACCGCGACCCTGCACACCTCGCAGGGCGACATCCGGATCAACCTGTTCCCCGACAAGGCACCCAAGACAGTGGCCAATTTCGTGGGCCTCGCCGAAGGAACCAAGGAGTACACCGAGCCCAACGCCAAGGGCGAACGCTCCGGGCCGTTCTACGACGGGGTGATTTTTCACCGCGTCATCTCCGGCTTCATGATCCAGACCGGGGACCCGACCGGGACCGGGCGTGGTGGCCCGGGCTACAAGTTCGGCGACGAGTTCCACCCCGAGCTGCAGTTCACCAAGCCGTACCTGCTGGCGATGGCCAACGCCGGGCCGAACACCAACGGCTCGCAGTTCTTCGTCACGGTGGGCGCCACGGATTGGCTGAACTACAAGCACTCCATCTTCGGCGAGGTCGCTGACCAGAAGTCCCGCGACGTCGTCGACTTGATCGCGAACACCGCGACCGGTGTGGGGGACCGCCCGGTCAACGACGTCATCATCGAGAAGGTCTCGATCGAACGCGGCTGA
- a CDS encoding DUF3566 domain-containing protein, with protein MTPSEKPEQSDPQQDADRASVSTQTADDSAADDGTESGSAPAQPTAGGNGEDLHGTETPPPWQRASVTASGSSDTPVAAAAASSGPDVANTQHIPKQVQDQETVRTKLPPSTRTTVSFTGGAAGAAGVGGAARATTASARRPSRGPRRASLQVKRLDPWSVLKLALVLSVALFFVWMIAVAVLYGVLDGMGVWDQLNGTFTELTQPDNAASEPLISAGRVFGVASIIGAINIVLVTALATVAAFIYNVAADFAGGIEVTLSERE; from the coding sequence GTGACACCTTCCGAGAAGCCGGAGCAGTCGGACCCGCAGCAGGATGCGGACCGGGCTTCGGTCAGCACCCAGACAGCCGACGACAGTGCCGCGGACGACGGCACGGAATCCGGGTCGGCTCCCGCTCAGCCGACCGCCGGAGGCAATGGGGAAGACCTGCACGGCACCGAGACGCCGCCCCCGTGGCAACGCGCCTCGGTGACCGCGTCCGGCTCGTCCGACACACCGGTGGCCGCGGCTGCAGCCTCCTCCGGTCCGGATGTCGCTAACACGCAGCACATCCCGAAGCAGGTGCAGGACCAGGAAACGGTGCGCACCAAACTGCCGCCGTCCACGCGGACGACCGTGTCGTTCACCGGCGGCGCTGCCGGTGCCGCCGGTGTGGGCGGGGCGGCCCGCGCCACAACGGCCTCGGCGCGGCGGCCGAGCCGAGGCCCGCGGCGGGCCAGCCTGCAGGTGAAGCGGCTGGACCCGTGGTCGGTGCTGAAGCTCGCCCTGGTGCTCAGCGTCGCGCTGTTCTTCGTGTGGATGATCGCCGTCGCGGTGCTCTACGGGGTGCTCGACGGCATGGGCGTGTGGGACCAGCTCAACGGCACCTTCACCGAGCTGACCCAGCCCGACAACGCGGCCAGCGAACCGCTGATCAGCGCGGGACGCGTGTTCGGGGTCGCCTCGATCATCGGCGCGATCAACATCGTGCTGGTGACCGCGCTGGCGACGGTGGCCGCGTTCATCTACAACGTGGCAGCCGACTTCGCCGGCGGCATCGAGGTCACCCTCTCCGAGCGGGAATGA
- the gyrB gene encoding DNA topoisomerase (ATP-hydrolyzing) subunit B yields the protein MAPKKSEYNASSITVLEGLEAVRKRPGMYIGSTGERGLHHLVQEVVDNSVDEAMAGYATRVEVTLLADGGVRVVDDGRGIPVGIHPVEKKPTLEVVLTVLHAGGKFDGDSYAVSGGLHGVGVSVVNALSTALEAEIHLEGYVWRQRYEDSKPVAEIERGERTDKTGTTITFWADPTIFETTRYNAETISRRLQEMAFLNKGLTIVLRDERAAEEDEAGEDASGTTARATERTFHYPGGLEDFVRHINATKEPIHKKVVSFNSASKDYELEIAMQWNSGYNQSVYTFANTINTHEGGTHEEGFRSALTRVVNSYAKDKKLLKEKDGSLTGDDVREGLAAIVSVKVREPQFEGQTKTKLGNTEVKSFVQTTAFEWLTDWFERNPAEAKVIVNKAVSSAQARMAARKAKELVRRKSAMDIGGLPGKLKDCQSNSPEECELYVVEGDSAGGSAKEGRESRFQAILPLRGKIINVEKSRIDRVLKNNEVQAIITALGTGIHDEFDLSKLRYHKVVLMADADVDGQHIRTLLLTLLFRFMRPLIENGHVFLAQPPLYKIKWPRSEPEYAYSDKERDALLAQGAAAGRKLPKDDGIQRYKGLGEMNADELWETTMNPETRLLLQVSLDDAATADELFSVLMGEDVEARRSFITRNAKDVRFLDV from the coding sequence GTGGCACCGAAGAAGAGCGAATACAACGCTTCATCCATCACCGTTCTTGAGGGCCTTGAGGCCGTCCGCAAGCGTCCCGGCATGTACATCGGTTCGACCGGCGAACGCGGCCTGCACCACTTGGTGCAGGAAGTCGTGGACAACTCCGTCGACGAGGCGATGGCCGGCTACGCCACCAGGGTCGAGGTCACCCTGCTCGCCGACGGCGGCGTGCGCGTCGTCGATGACGGCCGCGGCATCCCTGTTGGCATCCACCCGGTGGAGAAGAAGCCGACCCTCGAAGTCGTGCTCACCGTGCTGCACGCGGGCGGCAAGTTCGACGGCGACTCCTACGCGGTCTCCGGCGGTCTGCACGGCGTGGGTGTGTCGGTGGTCAACGCGCTGTCCACGGCGCTGGAGGCGGAGATCCACCTAGAGGGCTACGTGTGGCGGCAGCGCTACGAGGACTCCAAGCCCGTCGCCGAAATCGAGCGCGGCGAGCGCACCGACAAAACCGGCACCACCATCACCTTCTGGGCCGATCCGACGATCTTCGAAACCACCAGGTACAACGCCGAAACCATCTCCCGTCGCCTGCAGGAGATGGCGTTCCTGAACAAGGGCCTGACCATCGTCCTGCGCGACGAGCGCGCCGCCGAAGAGGACGAGGCCGGCGAGGACGCCAGCGGCACCACCGCCCGCGCCACCGAGCGCACCTTCCACTATCCGGGCGGCCTGGAAGACTTCGTCCGCCACATCAACGCCACCAAGGAACCCATCCACAAGAAGGTGGTGTCCTTCAACTCCGCCAGCAAGGACTACGAGCTGGAGATCGCGATGCAGTGGAACTCCGGCTACAACCAGTCGGTCTACACCTTCGCGAACACCATCAACACGCACGAGGGCGGCACCCACGAGGAAGGCTTCCGGTCGGCGCTGACCCGCGTGGTCAACAGCTATGCCAAGGACAAGAAGCTGCTCAAGGAGAAGGATGGCAGCCTCACCGGCGACGACGTCCGCGAGGGCCTGGCCGCGATCGTGTCCGTGAAGGTCCGCGAGCCCCAGTTCGAGGGCCAGACCAAGACCAAGCTGGGCAACACCGAGGTCAAGTCGTTCGTGCAGACCACCGCCTTTGAGTGGCTCACCGACTGGTTCGAGCGCAACCCCGCCGAGGCCAAGGTGATCGTCAACAAGGCGGTGTCCTCGGCGCAGGCGCGAATGGCCGCGCGCAAGGCCAAGGAGCTGGTGCGCCGCAAGAGCGCGATGGACATCGGCGGCCTGCCGGGCAAGCTGAAGGACTGCCAGTCCAACAGCCCGGAGGAGTGCGAGCTCTACGTGGTGGAGGGCGACTCCGCGGGCGGCTCCGCGAAGGAAGGCCGCGAGTCGCGGTTCCAGGCGATCCTGCCGCTGCGCGGCAAGATCATCAACGTGGAGAAGTCGCGGATCGACAGGGTCCTCAAGAACAACGAGGTCCAGGCGATCATCACCGCGCTGGGGACCGGCATCCACGACGAGTTCGACCTGTCCAAGCTGCGTTACCACAAGGTCGTGCTGATGGCCGACGCCGACGTCGACGGCCAGCACATCCGCACCCTGCTGCTGACCCTGCTGTTCCGGTTCATGCGGCCGCTGATCGAGAACGGCCACGTGTTCCTCGCGCAGCCGCCGCTGTACAAGATCAAGTGGCCGCGGTCGGAGCCGGAGTACGCCTACAGCGACAAGGAGCGCGACGCGCTGCTGGCACAGGGCGCGGCAGCCGGCCGCAAGCTGCCCAAGGACGACGGCATCCAGCGCTACAAGGGTCTCGGCGAGATGAACGCCGACGAGCTGTGGGAGACCACTATGAACCCGGAGACCCGGCTGCTGCTGCAGGTCTCGCTGGACGACGCGGCGACCGCGGACGAGCTGTTCAGCGTGCTGATGGGCGAGGACGTCGAAGCCCGGCGCTCGTTTATCACCCGCAACGCCAAGGACGTCCGCTTCCTCGACGTGTGA
- the crgA gene encoding cell division protein CrgA produces the protein MPKSKVRKKDSPTPVTDRRTPVKAKAVGPSHPIYIIVMLGMMLIGLLWLVINYIAGDKIPFMVDLGGWNFAVGFAFMIIGLLMTMRWR, from the coding sequence ATGCCGAAGTCCAAGGTCCGCAAGAAGGACTCCCCCACCCCGGTGACCGATCGCCGCACGCCGGTGAAGGCGAAGGCGGTCGGCCCGTCGCACCCGATCTACATCATCGTGATGTTGGGGATGATGTTGATCGGCCTGCTCTGGCTGGTGATCAACTACATCGCTGGCGACAAGATCCCGTTCATGGTCGACCTGGGCGGGTGGAACTTCGCCGTCGGCTTCGCGTTCATGATCATCGGCCTGCTGATGACGATGCGCTGGCGCTGA
- the pknB gene encoding Stk1 family PASTA domain-containing Ser/Thr kinase — MSSPRLLSNRYELGETLGYGGMSEVHRGRDTRLSRDVAVKILRADLARDPTFQLRFRREAQNAAALNHPAIVAVYDTGETEAESGPLPYIVMEYVDGRTLRDIVKTEGPLSPRRAMEVMADASAALDFSHRHGIVHRDVKPANIMITRGGAVKVMDFGIARALADGQAAVTQTAAVIGTAQYLSPEQARGEAVDARSDVYASGCVLFELLTGEPPFTGDSPVAVAYQHVREEPRKPSDVKPTTPASLDAVVLKALSKNPANRYQSAAEMRADLVRVLSGQRPKAPMIMSEDERTAMLSQASATEVLPPGRHRSVARDPDEADVERERKKRKHRTIALVTTACVIVFALAAWLATWIFNGSPKTEVPPNFVSMTRASAQAEADARGWKLAWCVSPSSVDNIDKVVSQKPAPGVAVAKETQKIELCSGTGPASVQVPDLSGLSIPEASQKLDEAGLKLGLTPSYEETSDPKQVDKIIDWDKKGQSVTQGTTISVTVGKSIPTVEVKDVRGMPYDTAKAYLEGAGFKVSRQDRDSDQAPDTVLDQSPSGGSKARPNTEITLVVSNGQQITMPSLLGMSPSQAEDALRSRGWDGEINEVNQPTSDKSQDGKVVGSSPSSGQKLGKNQSVTLMVGDYSSSSPTTSPPSNGSLFPPFG; from the coding sequence ATGAGTTCACCTCGACTTCTGTCCAACCGCTACGAGCTCGGTGAGACTCTCGGCTACGGCGGTATGTCCGAGGTGCACCGCGGCCGCGACACCCGGCTGAGTCGCGACGTGGCGGTGAAGATCCTGCGCGCCGACCTCGCCCGCGACCCCACGTTCCAGCTGCGGTTCCGCCGCGAGGCGCAGAACGCCGCCGCGCTGAACCACCCGGCCATCGTGGCCGTCTACGACACCGGCGAGACGGAGGCCGAGAGCGGGCCGCTGCCGTACATCGTGATGGAGTACGTCGACGGCCGGACGCTGCGCGACATCGTCAAGACCGAGGGTCCGTTGTCGCCGCGCCGGGCCATGGAGGTCATGGCGGACGCGTCGGCTGCGCTGGACTTCAGCCACCGGCACGGCATCGTGCATCGGGACGTCAAGCCCGCCAACATCATGATCACCCGCGGCGGCGCCGTGAAGGTGATGGACTTCGGTATCGCCCGCGCGCTCGCCGACGGGCAGGCCGCGGTGACGCAGACCGCGGCGGTGATCGGGACCGCGCAATACCTCTCGCCGGAGCAGGCGCGTGGCGAGGCGGTGGACGCGCGAAGCGACGTCTACGCGTCCGGCTGCGTGCTGTTCGAGCTGCTCACCGGGGAGCCGCCGTTCACCGGCGACTCGCCGGTCGCGGTCGCCTACCAGCACGTTCGAGAGGAGCCGCGCAAGCCCTCCGACGTCAAGCCGACGACGCCGGCCTCGCTGGACGCCGTGGTGCTCAAGGCGTTGAGCAAGAACCCGGCCAACCGCTACCAGTCGGCCGCGGAGATGCGGGCCGACCTGGTGCGGGTGCTCTCCGGGCAGCGCCCGAAGGCGCCGATGATCATGTCCGAGGACGAGCGGACGGCGATGCTCTCGCAGGCCTCGGCGACCGAGGTACTGCCGCCCGGACGTCACCGGTCGGTCGCCCGGGATCCGGACGAGGCCGACGTCGAGCGGGAGCGCAAGAAGCGCAAGCACCGGACGATCGCGCTGGTCACCACGGCCTGCGTGATCGTGTTCGCGCTCGCCGCCTGGCTGGCGACCTGGATCTTCAACGGTTCGCCGAAGACGGAGGTCCCGCCGAACTTCGTCAGCATGACCCGGGCCTCGGCCCAGGCCGAGGCCGACGCCCGGGGGTGGAAGCTCGCCTGGTGCGTGTCCCCGTCCAGCGTCGACAACATCGACAAGGTCGTCAGCCAGAAGCCGGCGCCGGGTGTGGCGGTGGCCAAGGAGACCCAGAAGATCGAGCTCTGCTCCGGCACCGGGCCGGCGAGCGTGCAGGTGCCGGACCTGAGCGGGCTGTCCATCCCCGAGGCGTCGCAGAAGTTGGACGAGGCCGGGCTCAAGCTGGGGCTGACGCCGTCCTACGAGGAGACCAGCGACCCCAAGCAGGTCGACAAGATCATCGACTGGGACAAGAAGGGCCAGTCCGTCACCCAGGGCACCACGATTTCCGTGACGGTGGGCAAGTCGATCCCGACAGTCGAGGTCAAGGACGTGCGCGGCATGCCCTACGACACCGCGAAGGCCTACCTGGAGGGCGCCGGGTTCAAGGTCAGCAGACAGGACCGCGACTCCGACCAGGCACCGGACACCGTGCTCGACCAGAGCCCGTCGGGCGGTAGCAAGGCGCGGCCGAACACCGAGATCACCCTGGTGGTCTCCAACGGCCAGCAGATCACCATGCCGTCGCTGCTGGGCATGTCGCCCAGCCAGGCCGAGGACGCCCTGCGGTCCCGTGGCTGGGACGGCGAGATCAACGAGGTCAACCAGCCGACCTCGGACAAGAGCCAGGACGGCAAGGTGGTCGGCTCGTCGCCGAGCAGCGGGCAGAAGCTGGGCAAGAACCAGTCGGTGACGCTGATGGTGGGCGACTACAGCAGCAGCAGCCCGACCACCAGTCCCCCGTCCAACGGCTCCCTCTTCCCGCCATTCGGCTGA